In the Oncorhynchus keta strain PuntledgeMale-10-30-2019 chromosome 29, Oket_V2, whole genome shotgun sequence genome, one interval contains:
- the zbtb42 gene encoding zinc finger and BTB domain-containing protein 18.2 — MEFPDHSRQLLQCLSQQRHQGFLCDCTVLVGDARFKAHRAVLASCSMYFHLFYRDQPDKRDVVHLNSDIVTAPAFSLLLEFMYEGKLEFNTLPVEDVLAAASYLHMYDIVKVCKSKLKDKELCYLDEKVSEVIALSCLEKESSSDSELQSKQPGPGRRQTQQLPQRAPPAEEFDMDNSKVRLAVTDCDRSAQSRQKANGHPGRSPDLVGVNYVSAEAEPCVQTAGKTKADVSSCTVLLSQRSRASVDMDCALDLSFKPLSSRDPIHPTYISGQLALDSQQQGTEPLVKDEHDLLSEQEDSEAMSPESQRFGNSARSSVVTGFAALFPGNNGSTSRRGRLLGDSEEEDDLASSDISTSSGVLLPPGQQVCVCPLCSKVFPSPHVLQLHLSSHFREKDGARSKLSPDGSVPTCSQCGKTFSCMYTLKRHERTHSGEKPYTCGQCGKSFQYSHNLSRHAVVHTREKPHACKWCERRFTQSGDLYRHIRKFHCGLVKTLAIG; from the exons ATGGAGTTCCCAGACCATAGCCGCCAGTTGCTGCAGTGCCTGAGTCAGCAGCGTCACCAAGGTTTCCTCTGTGACTGCACTGTTCTCGTAGGGGATGCGCGATTCAAAGCACACAGAGCCGTGCTGGCCTCATGCAGCATGTACTTCCATCTCTTCTACAGGGACCAGCCAGACAAAAGGGACGTTGTGCATCTGAACAGTGACATTGTGACAGCCCCGGCTTTCAGTCTGCTCCTTGAGTTTATGTATGAGGGGAAGCTGGAATTCAACACTCTGCCAGTGGAGGATGTCCTGGCTGCGGCCAGTTACCTTCACATGTATGATATAGTGAAAGTGTGCAAAAGCAAGTTGAAAGATAAGGAACTGTGCTACCTGGATGAGAAGGTTAGCGAGGTGATAGCACTGAGCTGTCTGGAAAAGGAGAGCTCCTCAGACAGCGAGCTGCAGAGCAAGCAGCCAGGTCCAGGCCGGCGACAGACACAGCAGCTGCCCCAGAGAGCCCCCCCGGCAGAGGAGTTTGACATGGACAACAGCAAAGTCAGGCTGGCTGTCACAGATTGTGATAGGTCTGCACAGAGCAGGCAGAAGGCAAACGGTCACCCTGGCAGGTCCCCGGACCTTGTAGGTGTCAATTATGTGTCAGCAGAGGCCGAGCCCTGTGTCCAAACAGCTGGAAAAACAAAAGCTGATGTCAGTAGTTGCACAGTATTGCTGTCCCAGAGGTCCCGGGCTTCAGTTGACATGGACTGTGCTCTGGATTTGTCTTTCAAGCCACTGTCTAGCAGAGATCCCATACACCCCACCTACATCTCGGGACAGCTGGCCCTCGACAGCCAGCAGCAGGGCACTGAGCCACTTGTTAAAGATGAACACGACTTGCTGTCAGAGCAGGAGGACAGTGAGGCGATGAGCCCGGAGAGCCAGCGCTTTGGGAATAGTGCCAGGAGCTCAGTGGTGACAGGGTTCGCTGCCCTCTTCCCAGGCAACAACGGCTCCACATCG aggagggggaggctgTTGGGGGACAGTGAGGAGGAGGACGACCTGGCCTCTTCAGACATCTCCACCTCCAGTGGGGTCCTGCTGCCCCCGGggcaacaggtgtgtgtgtgtccactctgCAGCAAGGTGTTCCCCAGTCCCCATGTGCTCCAACTGCACCTCAGCTCGCATTTCCGCGAGAAGGACGGGGCACGCTCCAAGCTCTCCCCTGACGGTTCTGTTCCCACCTGCTCACAGTGTGGCAAGACCTTCTCCTGCATGTATACCTTGAAGCGGCACGAGCGCACACACTCTGGTGAGAAACCATACACCTGTGGCCAGTGCGGCAAGAGCTTCCAGTACTCTCATAACTTGAGCCGGCATGCCGTGGTTCACACACGTGAGAAGCCTCACGCCTGCAAGTGGTGTGAGCGCCGCTTCACCCAGTCTGGGGACCTGTACCGCCACATCCGCAAGTTCCACTGTGGCCTTGTCAAGACCCTCGCCATTGGATAA
- the LOC118362436 gene encoding apoptosis regulatory protein Siva-like, with protein MTKRAYSFAESFSSQYKIHVGQKELNHHGVFGNTYRQEVFEKTKNLLFNGTKIRNIDAEKCSAIQPSGSGMKPDVSQTLLRGQTLIGQDGRLQRTTPVQGSALAPVGCCVCQKAQGTRRPCSQCDRPACPSCIQQCASCSRSCCSVCTVIDYSGQYDQVLCCGCAS; from the exons ATGACTAAAAGAGCGTATTCTTTCGCTGAGTCATTCTCATCACAGTATAAAATTCACGTTGGACAAAAGGAGTTGAATCATCACGGCGTATTTGGGAACACGTACAGGCAAGAGGTCTTCG AAAAGACGAAGAACCTGCTCTTCAATGGGACCAAAATCCGGAATATAGATGCAGAGAAGTGCTCAGCAATACAGCCATCGGGGTcaggtatgaaacctgatgtgaGCCAGACACTCCTGAGGGGACAGACACTGATTGGGCAGGATGGCAGACTACAGAGAACTACACCTGTTCAAG GTTCAGCGTTGGCTCCAGTGGGGTGCTGTGTGTGTCAGAAGGCCCAGGGCACCAGGAGGCCGTGCTCCCAGTGTGACCGCCCAGCCTGCCCCTCCTGCATCCAGCAGTGCGCCAGCTGCTCCAGATCCTGCTGCTCTGTCTGCACCGTCATCGA CTACAGTGGACAGTATGATCAAGTGCTGTGCTGTGGCTGCGCATCATAA
- the LOC118362435 gene encoding adenylosuccinate synthetase isozyme 1 C, with protein MSFSCSAKDHKSYTNPPSNPTQGLKRPRNETGNKVTVVLGAQWGDEGKGKVVDLLATESDLVCRCQGGNNAGHTVVVEGKEYDFHLLPSGIINPKSICVIGNGVVIHLPGLFEEAENNEKKGLKGWEKRLIVSDRAHLVFDFHQVVDGIQETQRQATEGKIIGTTKKGIGPTYASKASRTGLRVCDLLGDFKEFSTKFKNLVEQYQSMYSSLTVDTESQLKKLKEYGERLRPMVRDGVYYMYEALHGPPKKILVEGANAALLDIDFGTYPFVTSSNCTVGGACTGLGIPPLNIGEVYGVSKAYTTRVGIGAFPTEQLNVTGELLQTRGHEVGVTTGRKRRCGWLDLVILRYAHMINGFTAIALTKLDILDVLDEIKVGVAYKINGKRIPHFPADMELLHKVEVEYETFPGWKSDTSAARKWNNLPQKAQNYIRFVENHIGVPIKWVGVGKSRECMIQMF; from the exons ATGTCGTTTAGCTGTTCAGCAAAAGACCACAAGAGTTATACAAATCCACCCTCCAACCCAACCCAAGGGCTGAAGCGGCCACGGAACGAAACAGGGAACAAAGTGACAGTAGTGCTCGGTGCGCAATGGGGAGATGAAGGCAAAGGAAAAGTCGTGGATTTATTGGCGACTGAGTCTGACCTTGTTTGCAGATGTCAG GGCGGTAACAATGCAGGCCACACAGTGGTAGTGGAAGGCAAAGAGTATGACTTTCACCTTCTCCCCAGTGGAATTATCAACCCCAAAAGTATATGTGTCATTG GTAATGGCGTAGTCATACACCTACCAGGTTTGTTTGAGGAGGCGGAGAACAATGAGAAGAAAg GTCTCAAAGGCTGGGAGAAGAGACTAATAGTCTCTGACAGAGCTCACCTTG TGTTTGATTTCCATCAGGTTGTGGATGGAATTCAGGAGACCCAGAGACAAGCAACAGAGGGAAAGAT AATTGGAACAACCAAGAAAGGCATTGGACCCACCTATGCCAGCAAGGCATCTCGCACAGGACTGCGTGTCTGTGACCTGCTGGGAGACTTCAAGGAGTTCTCTACCAA ATTCAAGAACCTTGTCGAACAGTACCAGTCCATGTACTCATCCCTGACAGTTGATACTGAAAGTCAGCTGAAAAAACTGAAG GAGTATGGAGAGAGGTTGCGGCCGATGGTTCGGGATGGAGTCTATTACATGTACGAGGCTCTTCATGGACCCCCAAAGAAAATTCTGGTGGAAGGGGCCAACGCTGCCCTCCTCGACATTGACTTTG GCACATATCCTTTTGTGACCTCATCAAACTGCACCGTTGGTGGGGCATGCACTGGTCTTGGCATCCCTCCCCTGAATATTGGTGAAGTGTATGGTGTATCAAAGGCCTACACCACCAGGGTGGGAATTGGTGCCTTCCCCACAGAACAACTCAAT GTGACAGGTGAGCTGCTGCAGACAAGGGGTCATGAGGTGGGCGTGACCACAGGCAGGAAACGTCGCTGTGGCTGGCTGGACCTGGTCATCCTGAGATACGCTCACATGATCAATGGCTTCACTGC CATTGCTTTGACAAAACTTGACATCCTTGATGTGCTGGATGAGATCAAAGTAGGAGTGGCCTACAAAATCAATGGCAAAAGAATTCCCCATTTCCCAG CTGACATGGAGCTGTTgcacaaagtggaggtagagtaTGAGACCTTCCCCGGCTGGAAGAGTGACACGTCTGCAGCCAGGAAGTGGAATAATCTCCCCCAGAAGGCTCAGAACTACATCCGCTTTGTGGAGAACCACATTGGAGTACCCA TTAAGTGGGTCGGTGTAGGAAAGTCCAGAGAGTGCATGATCCAGATGTTCTAG